From a region of the Paracoccus sp. TOH genome:
- the icmH gene encoding type IVB secretion system protein IcmH/DotU, with product MAGKDDDGDKTVFGGPLPGQRPQDWSRPAPGPEDGRTAIGGPGGGSGSPFGQPGGWGNQPAEGQTWIGGPSRPAAPQPQPGYQGYPGGWQQPAQGGQSPFGPADPSQIGRAAGPDQRGFFPDIATQQAPQNRVAPRIPQAQAMQVRDLGAASSSNPLIAAAAPLLILLGRLRTGLVELQVAPLMEHVTREIDRFERNAVAAGVNPHEALVAKYALSGTADDIVQNLPGADRGNWQQYSMVARFFHKRDSGVGFFQEAEKALYAPAQNYNLLELMLVCLSLGFEGQFRTMPNGAAELMRIRSAIYESLRRVHPRPDEDISVMWAPVVQGKARRFGAIPVPAVAGIAAVALVAAFATLLTLINRDGAVAAEDLRGVALDAPVIQIDRTPGEVYVAEIPQLQRIRDAFAAEISDGRVSVEAKGDYIAVRVGNLQLFDLGSVTVKPGFADLAGRIAEVLNGESGPILIEGHTDNVPVSGRGRFKDNYQISAARAEGVAEVLKPLLSDPARVTTEGRGEDDPVGDNAQPEGQAANRRVEIMLAREGTYDAPAPQEAAN from the coding sequence ATGGCGGGCAAGGACGACGACGGCGACAAGACGGTCTTTGGCGGCCCGCTTCCGGGCCAGCGCCCGCAGGACTGGTCGCGCCCGGCGCCGGGGCCGGAGGACGGCCGCACCGCCATCGGCGGGCCGGGCGGCGGCTCGGGCTCGCCCTTCGGCCAGCCGGGCGGCTGGGGCAACCAGCCGGCCGAGGGCCAGACCTGGATCGGCGGTCCGTCGCGGCCGGCCGCGCCTCAGCCGCAGCCCGGCTATCAGGGCTATCCCGGCGGCTGGCAGCAGCCGGCGCAGGGCGGGCAAAGCCCCTTCGGCCCGGCCGATCCCTCGCAGATCGGGCGGGCGGCGGGGCCGGATCAGCGCGGCTTCTTTCCCGACATCGCCACGCAGCAAGCCCCGCAGAACCGCGTGGCGCCGCGCATCCCGCAGGCGCAGGCGATGCAGGTGCGCGATCTGGGCGCGGCCAGTTCCTCGAACCCGCTGATCGCCGCAGCGGCGCCGCTGCTGATCCTGCTCGGGCGGCTGCGCACCGGGCTGGTCGAATTGCAGGTCGCGCCGCTGATGGAGCATGTCACGCGCGAAATCGACCGCTTCGAGCGCAATGCCGTCGCCGCCGGCGTCAACCCGCACGAGGCGCTGGTGGCCAAATACGCGCTGTCCGGCACGGCCGACGACATCGTGCAGAACCTGCCCGGCGCCGATCGCGGCAACTGGCAGCAATATTCCATGGTCGCGCGCTTCTTCCACAAGCGCGATTCCGGCGTCGGCTTCTTCCAGGAGGCCGAGAAGGCGCTTTATGCCCCGGCGCAGAACTACAACCTGCTGGAACTGATGCTGGTCTGCCTGTCGCTGGGCTTCGAGGGCCAGTTCCGCACCATGCCGAACGGCGCGGCCGAGCTCATGCGCATCCGCAGCGCCATCTATGAAAGCCTGCGCCGGGTGCATCCGCGCCCGGACGAGGATATTTCCGTGATGTGGGCGCCGGTTGTGCAGGGCAAGGCCCGCCGCTTCGGCGCCATCCCGGTGCCGGCGGTGGCGGGCATCGCCGCCGTGGCGCTGGTCGCCGCATTCGCGACGCTGCTGACGCTGATCAACCGCGACGGTGCCGTCGCGGCCGAGGATCTGCGCGGCGTGGCGCTGGACGCGCCGGTGATCCAGATCGACCGCACCCCGGGCGAGGTCTATGTGGCCGAGATCCCGCAACTGCAACGCATCCGCGACGCCTTTGCGGCCGAGATCTCGGACGGCCGCGTCTCGGTCGAGGCCAAAGGCGATTATATCGCCGTCCGGGTCGGCAACCTGCAGCTGTTCGATTTGGGCTCAGTCACGGTGAAGCCGGGCTTCGCCGATCTGGCCGGACGCATCGCCGAGGTGCTGAACGGCGAGAGCGGCCCGATCCTGATCGAGGGCCATACCGACAACGTGCCCGTCTCGGGCCGGGGCCGGTTCAAGGACAATTACCAGATCTCGGCCGCCCGCGCCGAGGGCGTGGCCGAGGTGCTGAAACCCTTGCTGAGCGACCCCGCCCGCGTCACCACCGAGGGCCGGGGCGAGGACGATCCGGTCGGCGACAACGCCCAGCCCGAGGGCCAGGCCGCCAACCGCCGGGTCGAGATCATGCTGGCGCGCGAGGGCACCTATGACGCCCCCGCCCCGCAGGAGGCCGCGAATTGA
- the tssK gene encoding type VI secretion system baseplate subunit TssK, with amino-acid sequence MSWFSKVAWKEGLFLQPQHLQQADRYHEHLVQARTRLITPYPWGVGELVLDRDQAQQGMIALRAVAGIMPDGTPFDAPGTGPLPVPVRVPEDAAGQFVWLTLPDSSPNMRDAAPYEDEGATTRWGIVTETVSDSASSARIEQVLELAVPRLEIAIRKTPRPGYQNIRLARVAEVRDGVVTLDETFPPPSLVIGAHPQVMGYLTRVIGWIEARLESLSRYATDPSAGGGLQASDYLMLMVLNRQIGVLRHLSRTLAVHPEALYRELVSLAGELASFDSASRHAPDYPAYDHENPKESFGEIVADIQRLLSRDVGRAIRLPLQQVRQNSYLAAVADRNLFREATFIIEVESAKPLSQVQMQFPELCKVGPNTRMSEIVNNNLPGIALQHLPNPPRQIRVLSSNVYFRLERNSPLWREFSTATAIGMHFAGDWPNLKLELWAVPERS; translated from the coding sequence ATGTCCTGGTTCAGCAAAGTCGCCTGGAAAGAGGGTCTGTTCCTCCAGCCGCAGCATCTTCAGCAGGCCGACCGCTATCACGAGCATCTGGTCCAGGCCCGCACCCGGCTGATCACCCCCTATCCCTGGGGCGTGGGCGAACTGGTGCTGGACCGCGACCAGGCGCAGCAGGGCATGATCGCGCTGCGCGCCGTCGCCGGCATCATGCCCGACGGCACCCCTTTCGACGCGCCGGGCACCGGACCCTTGCCGGTGCCGGTCCGCGTGCCCGAGGACGCGGCCGGGCAATTCGTCTGGCTGACCCTGCCCGACAGCAGCCCCAACATGCGCGACGCCGCCCCCTATGAGGACGAGGGCGCGACGACCCGCTGGGGCATCGTGACCGAGACGGTCAGCGACAGCGCCTCGTCGGCGCGGATCGAGCAGGTGCTGGAGCTGGCCGTGCCGCGGCTGGAAATCGCGATCCGCAAGACCCCGCGCCCCGGCTACCAGAACATCCGCCTGGCCCGCGTGGCCGAGGTGCGCGACGGCGTGGTGACGCTGGACGAGACCTTCCCGCCGCCCTCGCTGGTCATCGGCGCGCATCCGCAGGTCATGGGCTACCTGACCCGCGTGATCGGCTGGATCGAGGCGCGGCTGGAAAGCCTGTCGCGTTATGCCACCGACCCCTCGGCCGGGGGCGGATTGCAGGCCAGCGATTACCTGATGCTGATGGTGCTGAACCGGCAGATCGGCGTCTTGCGCCACCTGTCCCGCACCCTGGCCGTGCATCCCGAGGCGCTGTATCGCGAGCTGGTCTCGCTGGCGGGGGAACTGGCGAGCTTCGACAGCGCCAGCCGCCATGCGCCCGATTATCCGGCCTATGACCACGAAAATCCCAAGGAAAGTTTCGGCGAGATCGTGGCGGATATCCAGCGCCTGCTGTCGCGCGACGTGGGCCGGGCCATCCGGCTGCCCCTGCAGCAGGTGCGGCAGAACTCCTATCTGGCAGCCGTCGCCGACCGCAACCTGTTCCGCGAGGCCACCTTCATCATCGAGGTCGAAAGCGCCAAGCCGCTGTCGCAGGTGCAGATGCAGTTCCCCGAACTGTGCAAGGTCGGGCCGAACACCCGCATGTCGGAAATCGTCAACAACAACCTGCCCGGCATCGCGCTTCAGCACCTGCCGAACCCGCCGCGGCAGATCCGGGTGCTGTCCTCGAACGTCTATTTCCGGCTGGAGCGCAACTCGCCCCTGTGGCGCGAGTTCTCGACCGCGACCGCCATCGGGATGCATTTCGCCGGTGACTGGCCGAATCTGAAGCTGGAATTGTGGGCCGTGCCCGAGAGGTCGTGA